Proteins from one Hyla sarda isolate aHylSar1 chromosome 2 unlocalized genomic scaffold, aHylSar1.hap1 SUPER_2_unloc_10, whole genome shotgun sequence genomic window:
- the LOC130298329 gene encoding uncharacterized protein LOC130298329, with amino-acid sequence MELKGLGFVPLLLAFWCAAWLATSYIMTVVLGHAASPLMSISDVGNVFPESILFRIGFIGTSIGTLVLTFLIYKYMVMHTEEFRGHQVLIQRILLAIVWASCFSTAVMHVLSPEEYHRIHFVSTIISITCEALYYLGQSIQMYKLPGAKKVIHHSRCTCCGLTFVCVVFYFGYETLKELFHNDEDWDEIREIPIIIIEWVMLLLILINIVTYYSTMQRLLLTVSRNSCTLSLRVKIDDFGV; translated from the exons atggagctaaaaggactggggttcgtccccctcctgttggcgttttggtgtgcggcctggcttgccaccagctacatcatgacggtcgtcctcggccatgcagcctcgccactgatgagcatcag tgacgtgggaaatgtctttcccgaaagcatattattcagaattggatttatagggacgtccattggcactttggtactaacctttcttatttataagtatatggttatgcatactgaagagttcaggggtcatcaggtcctgatccagaggatcctgctggccattgtgtgggcctcctgtttttccacagctgttatgcatgtattgtcccccgaagaatatcataggatacactttgtcagcacgataatttccattacatgtgaagccttatactaccttgggcagtccatccagatgtataaattaccaggagcaaaaaaagtcatccaccatagtagatgcacctgctgtggcctgacttttgtctgtgtagttttctattttggatatgaaacattaaaggaattattccataatgatgaagactgggacgagatccgtgaaatccccatcataatcatcgagtgggtgatgcttctactgatcctgataaacatcgtgacctattattccaccatgcagaggttattgttgaccgtctccagaaacagctgcacactctctcttagagtaaaaattgatgacttcggggtgtag